In Podospora pseudoanserina strain CBS 124.78 chromosome 5, whole genome shotgun sequence, a single window of DNA contains:
- a CDS encoding hypothetical protein (COG:H; EggNog:ENOG503NX6W), whose product MKGALGRASTVLATALSLATALPSFEPPQKQPTQQVAIIGAGAAGSSAAYYLQQYAKQHELLGISVNITLFEKTDRIGGRTLTINAYDDPSQPIELGASIFIEKNHILHDALQRFNLSKRIPDEDSDPKLGIWDGDEFVFTINERDSFWWTALKVIYKYGIMAPRRTQKLMEATIANFLKLYEEPNFPFRSLTQRAYELGLIDVTGVTGEQLLKANNIDDRYAHDIIQASTRVNYASNLVRIHGLDTMVSMAPEGAMAVQGGNWQIFYKMAEASGASLLMNSSVASIGFSSETNHYSGNKKYLIRTKSTTSESNGGEDYPVAFDNVIIANPYQFSKISAEEGVIQQTIDEIPYVQLHVTIFASPYQYSPAFFGFTESKDVPGGVLTTLAKSDGPTSGVNGAGKAGFFSVTTLRTTTNPTTQKREFIYKIFSPEKVSPEFLSRLFGVEVPDSFTTDPDEEGSVSPITWYHPHVFYSYPQALPRVTFQDPIIGPGLYYTSGMDSFISTMETNALMGKNVAALLMDDILKAGKNGCKGAEEMHENTLLDQFRSGPGSSETDIKDL is encoded by the exons ATGAAGGGGGCACTCGGTCGCGCCTCCACTGTCCTAGCAACAGCGCTCTCGCTAGCTACGGCTCTTCCGTCATTTGAACCGCCTCAGAAACAGCCAACACAGCAGGTGGCCATCATAG GAGCTGGGGCTGCAGGCTCGTCTGCTGCATATTACTTACAACAATATGCCAAGCAACATGAGCTGCTCGGAATTTCCGTCAACATCACTCTCTTTGAGAAGACGGACCGTATTGGTGGACGAACTCTGACTATCAACGCATATGATGACCCTTCACAACCAATCGAACTCGGCGCAAGCATATTCATTGAGAAGAACCATATTCTTCACGATGCCCTTCAAAGGTTCAACTTGTCTAAACGGATTCCAGATGAAGACTCAGACCCCAAGCTCGGCATTTGGGATGGCGATGAGTTTGTCTTTACGATCAACGAGCGTGATTCATTCTGGTGGACAGCCCTCAAGGTCATTTACAAGTATGGAATCATGGCACCGAGACGAACTCAGAAGTTGATGGAAGCTACTATCGCCAATTTCTTGAAATTATACGAGGAGCCCAATTTCCCTTTTCGATCCCTTACCCAACGGGCGTACGAGCTTGGTCTGATTGATGTTACCGGGGTTACCGGGGAACAACTATTGAAGGCCAACAACATCGATGATCGCTATGCACACGACATTATTCAGGCCAGCACCCGAGTAAACTACGCCTCGAACTTGGTTCGAATCCACGGTCTGGACACCATG GTCTCAATGGCGCCTGAGGGTGCCATGGCTGTCCAAGGTGGTAACTGGCAAATATTCTATAAAATGGCTGAGGCATCGGGCGCCAGTCTCTTGATGAACTCGTCTGTGGCTTCTATCGGATTCTCGTCAGAAACCAATCACTACTCTGGCAACAAGAAATACCTTATCCGCACCAAGTCCACTACATCGGAGTCaaatgggggagaggattaCCCCGTTGCCTTTGACAACGTTATCATTGCCAATCCCTACCAATTCAGCAAGATCTCAGCAGAGGAGGGCGTCATTCAACAAACCATTGACGAGATCCCCTACGTCCAGCTCCATGTCACCATTTTCGCGTCGCCTTACCAGTACAGTCCCGCGTTTTTCGGCTTCACCGAGTCAAAGGATGTCCCAGGCGGTGTTCTCACAACCCTTGCCAAATCTGATGGACCAACCTCTGGGGTCAATGGCGCCGGCAAGGCAGGTTTCTTCAGCGTCACAACCTTGCGTACGACCACAAACCCCACAACTCAAAAGCGGGAGTTTATCTACAAGATCTTCTCGCCTGAGAAGGTTAGTCCTGAGTTCCTCAGTCGCCTGTTTGGAGTCGAGGTGCCCGATTCCTTCACCACAGAccctgatgaggagggctCAGTGAGTCCCATCACCTGGTATCATCCCCATGTCTTTTACTCGTATCCTCAAGCCTTGCCACGGGTAACGTTCCAGGACCCTATCATCGGTCCGGGCCTGTATTATACGTCTGGCATGGACAGTTTTATTTCCACGATGGAAACCAATGCGCTAATGGGCAAGAATGTGGCCGCCTTACTCATGGACGATATTTTGAAAGCGGGCAAGAATGGCTGCAaaggggcggaggagatgcaCGAAAATACTCTGCTTGATCAGTTTCGGAGTGGCCCAGGGAGCTCAGAGACGGACATAAAGGATTTGTAG
- the vid27 gene encoding Vacuolar import and degradation protein 27 (EggNog:ENOG503NX2R; COG:U; BUSCO:EOG09260WG2): MFALKGISRLIFGSNNQESMIELPQGQLYLVRPFSPKGYSELLFKDASARIRRTAQEFQYQLVVQRVYEEGEAELLAEEEGDDLEADADILAAERDEKTFLLDEALHFRVENREGSERVLCWRDLSGDAGDVFEFVCDGGILPAQVKQFELIAKQCQYERKYRKPHATASKEDLLQFEFDEQPIPPASPIHSPVLTRSIESSEMFFPKAQGKKDAVSDLEVTPRKKSPPTPTKTPTTKGKERNMGTPSAVAHPEAREMLAAEVAELHFFEFQSGAFVLKDESVTATVTEIDNWKYWLQVGSADRDWIGVPVTEDLNPVFNFEFLSFIFNQFHEDGSAYSWLLRFKDQATLERFQEGLMQALWEQLNQIKWSKIKDKERDYVTDAFNDLTMEDADQGEEEEHYEDAEEGSEDEDDDRPRSEHYDSDEDEDDVDYKPKDGETNKQIAVGYKHDRSFVVRGSKIGVFKHTPNNNLEFSTNISKVETADGKLFSPKKVMLHNEDRNLILQKDDDPNKLYRMDLEYGKVVDEWNVHEDIPVVTFAPENKFAQMTHEPTFLGISKNALYRIDPRLSGTKLVDAQLKQYASKNDFSAISTTEKGHIAVASNKGDIRLFDRLGINAKTHIPALGEPIIGLDVSADGRWVLGTCRTYLLLIDAQQKSGKNEGKLGFEKSFAADQKPQPRRLALSPEHVAQFHHETGKAVSFTPAKFNTGEGVEESSIITATGPYIIEWNLKKVLTGKKTPYLIKRYSDDVKADDFKFGTDKNVIVALPHEVNMVSHTRLKRPTRESIAGDFGRRGSRFGTPAKSPSKLSRSAIVEEAF, translated from the exons ATGTTTGCCCTCAAAGGCA TCTCCCGTCTGATCTTTGGCTCCAACAACCAGGAGTCCATGATCGAGCTGCCCCAAGGCCAACTCTACCTTGTTCGACCATTCTCACCCAAGGGATATTCTGAGCTTCTCTTCAAGGACGCTTCCGCTCGCATTCGCCGTACCGCGCAAGAATTCCAATACCAACTTGTCGTCCAGCGAGTTTAcgaagagggcgaggctGAGCtgcttgccgaggaggaaggagacgaCCTCGAGGCCGATGCCGACATTCTAGCTGCCGAGCGCGACGAAAAGACATTCCTCCTCGACGAGGCGCTTCATTTCCGCGTCGAGAACCGAGAGGGTAGCGAGAGGGTACTCTGCTGGAGAGACTTGAGTGGTGACGCCGGGGACGTTTTCGAGTTTGTTTGCGACGGTGGCATCTTGCCCGCCCAAGTGAAGCAGTTCGAGCTTATCGCGAAGCAGTGCCAGTACGAGCGCAAGTACCGCAAGCCTCACGCCACAGCTTCTAAAGAGGATCTCCTCCAGTTCGAGTTCGACGAGCAGCCGATcccgccagccagcccaaTTCACAGCCCTGTCCTCACCAGGTCCATCGAGTCCTCCGAGATGTTTTTCCCCAAGGCTCAAGGGAAGAAAGACGCGGTCTCCGACTTGGAAGTAACGCCGAGGAAGAAATCTCCTCCCACGCCGACCAAGACACCGACCACCAAGGGTAAGGAGCGGAATATGGGTACTCCCTCGGCCGTTGCTCATCCAGAGGCTCGCgagatgttggctgctgaggTTGCCGAGCTCCACTTCTTTGAGTTTCAATCGGGCGCATTCGTCCTGAAGGATGAGTCTGTCACTGCAACTGTCACGGAGATCGACAACTGGAAGTACTGGTTGCAGGTCGGCAGCGCCGACCGTGACTGGATAGGCGTCCCCGTCACGGAAGACCTCAATCCCGTCTTCAACTTCGAGTTCCTTTCTTTCATCTTCAATCAATTTCACGAGGATGGGTCAGCTTATTCATGGCTTCTTCGATTCAAGGATCAGGCGACTCTAGAGCGCTTCCAGGAGGGTTTGATGCAGGCTCTTTGGGAGCAGCTGAATCAGATCAAGTGGTCCAAgatcaaggacaaggagcgTGACTACGTCACCGACGCTTTCAACGATTTGACCATGGAGGATGCCGatcaaggagaggaggaggagcattATGAGGATGCAGAGGAGGGAAGcgaagatgaggacgatgacaGACCACGGAGTGAACATTACGATAgtgacgaagacgaagacgatgtGGACTACAAGCCCAAGGACGGTGAGACCAACAAACAGATCGCTGTCGGGTACAAGCATGACCGGTCGTTTGTCGTCCGCGGTTCCAAGATCGGCGTCTTCAAGCACACCCCCAACAATAACCTCGAGTTCAGCaccaacatctccaaggTTGAGACGGCAGATGGAAAGCTGTTCTCGCCCAAGAAGGTCATGCTTCACAACGAAGACCGCAACCTTATCTTGCAGAAGGATGATGACCCGAACAAGCTGTATCGCATGGATCTCGAGTATGGCAAGGTCGTTGACGAGTGGAACGTCCATGAGGATATTCCTGTGGTCACCTTCGCGCCCGAGAACAAGTTTGCGCAGATGACCCACGAGCCCACGTTCCTTGGTATCAGCAAAAACGCGCTGTACCGCATCGATCCCCGTCTGTCTGGCACCAAGCTGGTTGACGCTCAGCTCAAGCAGTACGCCAGCAAGAACGACTTCTCTGCCATTTCTACTACCGAGAAGGGCCATATCGCCGTGGCTTCCAACAAGGGTGACATTCGTCTCTTTGACCGTCTCGGCATCAATGCCAAGACACACATTCCTGCCCTTGGTGAACCCATCATCGGTCTCGACGTGTCTGCCGATGGTCGCTGGGTCCTCGGTACCTGCCGTACTTACTTGCTGCTGATTGATGCCCAGCAAAAGTCTGGCAAGAACGAAGGCAAGCTTGGCTTTGAGAAGTCCTTCGCTGCCGATCAGAAGCCCCAGCCTCGCCGCCTTGCTCTGAGCCCCGAGCACGTTGCGCAGTTTCACCACGAGACAGGCAAGGCTGTCAGCTTCACTCCTGCCAAGTTCAACACCGgagagggtgtcgaggagagcagcatcatcaccgccacgGGTCCGTACATCATCGAGTGGAACCTTAAGAAGGTTCTGACCGGCAAGAAGACGCCCTACCTCATCAAGCGGTACTCGGACGACGTCAAGGCCGACGACTTCAAGTTTGGCACCGACAAGAACGTCATTGTCGCGCTGCCCCACGAGGTTAACATGGTTAGCCACACCCGTCTCAAGCGGCCTACTCGTGAGAGCATTGCTGGCGACTTTGGGCGTCGTGGGTCTCGGTTTGGCACCCCGGCGAAGAGTCCTTCCAAGTTGAGTAGGAGTGcgattgtggaggaggcttttTAG
- a CDS encoding hypothetical protein (COG:S; EggNog:ENOG503P31V), with protein MYNSPNERGLRRDNNSSINPNLPATQMPPTYGQSAASGPAPTTAGHHKHDFLNKIDPAVDSTRDNQPLPPPPSQHNNNIPSGTYGPHKSRLANALDPRVDSDMDSSRNQHFSGGPAGAPPTMHGATGPGPLSSHPNNIPEGTYGPHSSRMANTLDPRVDSDMDRQRSMPAKHGYGAVGNPIPEGSYGPHGTRAGNMMDPRVDSDRDGGRHRGMGGVGNSHLPGPAPNTAGPHKSDLLNKLDPRVDSKGGMTYQETERRGL; from the coding sequence ATGTACAACTCCCCAAATGAACGCGGCCTACGCCGTGACAACaactcctccatcaaccccaacctcccagcAACTCAAATGCCCCCCACCTACGGGCAGTCTGCCGCCTCCGGCCCAGCCCCCACAACAGCCGGCCACCACAAGCACGACTTCCTCAACAAGATCGACCCAGCAGTCGACTCAACCAGGGataaccaacccctcccccctcccccatcccaacacaacaacaacatccccTCCGGCACTTATGGCCCTCACAAATCCAGACTGGCCAACGCCCTCGACCCCCGCGTTGATTCTGACATGGACTCCTCCCGCAACCAGCACTTCAGCGGCGGCCCTGCTGGCGCTCCTCCGACCATGCACGGCGCCACCGGACCCGgacccctctcctcccacccaaaCAACATCCCCGAAGGTACCTACGGCCCTCACTCCTCCCGCATGGCGAACACCCTCGACCCCAGGGTTGACTCCGACATGGACAGGCAGAGGAGCATGCCCGCTAAACATGGCTACGGCGCCGTCGGGAATCCCATTCCGGAGGGCAGCTACGGGCCTCATGGGACAAGGGCGGGAAACATGATGGATCCGAGGGTGGATTCTGATCGGGATGGTGGTCGTCATCGTGGAATGGGGGGTGTAGGCAATAGCCACTTGCCGGGCCCGGCTCCAAACACCGCTGGCCCGCACAAGTCGGACTTGCTGAATAAGCTAGACCCGAGGGTTGATAGCAAGGGTGGGATGACGTATCAGGagacggagaggaggggtttgtaa
- a CDS encoding hypothetical protein (EggNog:ENOG503PWSI) → MSDHHRGRRRNHRNYDYDYDNAYYDDYESRPRRHRSLGRQALGKVEDAMAGLGLDDKHRSYSGSRHHSRGYDRDYDRDYDDFDRGHRHRHSSHYHSGSHSHHRDHSRRSYRGDDHYTTSSRRRAHSSSPSRRSRHRSTHRSSYADPATRSRSRARMDKGLKSAVDAAAIEAFRVRNQPGSWTGAKGARVATAALSAAAIGAAAEKRKEEKGSTKMGTVGSALAGMAVNRLVNGPRRDM, encoded by the coding sequence ATGTCAGACCATCACCGCGGCCGACGCCGCAACCATCGCAACTACGACTACGATTACGACAATGCGTACTACGACGACTACGAGTCCCGGCCAAGACGGCATCGATCTCTCGGCCGACAAGCATTAGGCAAGGTTGAAGATGCCATGGCAGGGCTTGGCCTGGACGACAAGCATCGATCTTATTCTGGGTCCAGACACCACTCCCGAGGGTACGACAGAGACTACGACAGAGACTACGACGACTTCGACCGAGGTCATCGTCACCGACATTCTTCCCATTACCACTCCGGATCCCACAGCCATCATAGAGATCACAGCCGTCGGTCGTACCGTGGTGATGATCACTACACCACTTCTTCTCGTCGTCGTGCACACAGCTCATCGCCCTCCAGACGGTCCCGTCACCGTAGCACCCATAGAAGTTCCTACGCTGATCCGGCAACAAGGAGTCGCAGCAGGGCTCGAATGGACAAGGGCCTCAAATCAGCTGTTGATGCAGCGGCAATCGAGGCTTTTCGCGTGAGGAACCAGCCTGGGTCTTGGACAGGTGCGAAAGGCGCTAGAGTTGCGACAGCAGCTCTTAGTGCTGCTGCTATTGGGGCCGCggcagagaagagaaaggaggaaaagggcaGTACCAAGATGGGCACTGTAGGGAGTGCACTAGCTGGTATGGCGGTGAACCGGTTGGTGAATGGACCTCGAAGGGATATGTAA
- a CDS encoding hypothetical protein (EggNog:ENOG503PHS7), translating to MAPTLQPRQVVVTDSSGSSGGGLDTGAIVGIVIGTIAGILLLWWIIRSCTKPNRRPDPDRQGWYDDTPPRRSRSRSTHSHRHHHHHGRHHSRSHSRRRSTSRPVILEKPARGYAIPVAPQQAYVYPSAGRSRSRSQGRYHASGY from the coding sequence ATGGCACCAAcactccaaccccgccaagTCGTAGTTACCGACAGTAGTGGAAGCAGCGGCGGAGGCCTCGACACCGGCGCCATCGTCGGCATTGTCATCGGCACCATCGCGGGCATCCTCCTGCTCTGGTGGATCATCCGCTCCTGCACAAAGCCCAACCGCCGCCCTGACCCCGACAGACAAGGCTGGTACGACGACACTCCCCCTCGCCGGTCTAGGTCCAGGTCTACACACTCTCatcgacaccaccatcaccacggACGCCATCACAGCAGAAGCCACAGCAGAAGAAGGTCCACTTCTCGTCCTGTTATACTGGAGAAGCCCGCGAGGGGTTACGCTATCCCAGTCGCTCCGCAGCAGGCGTATGTCTACCCGAGTGCGGGCCGGTCGAGGAGCAGGAGTCAGGGGAGATATCATGCTTCTGGGTATTAA
- a CDS encoding hypothetical protein (COG:G; EggNog:ENOG503P3TR): protein MARISAEHIHEILESEARLHVQSKRQHRASFGHFERTGANEQRHKHRDRSKYRRSGEITRVPEPSPPTAALPLIIDDDDPILDFPPERWIASMIGNTGMLYRFSDDLVYKSNMTSREVELMEAAGSLTMRPLSRVVWKGSRPSTGTKAVIMEGGEPFRARRIPIHKRHKCVVEMFLVVENLHKRGIVHGNIKESKFIWGNCRPTSFSPGQQQQQQPAKRLKMVDFAGARFIEENKDRWNSLHVTNSYLTPKRMQCLEQGLPLPAPTVFDDYYALAITLWSFLTGKTPGNRQFNRKYIKKEDLADVEDEMIKGWIRKVFTMAGCKIVSGADLEEYLAAKAAKRSQQEEYHRQRHSTGSRGYGETEHSYQRPPSRRESSREGSSPPERQRPSSLGLYEEYELSPRMQKQTRATTPARRLSEQEPERGGRRRG, encoded by the coding sequence ATGGCCAGAATCTCGGCAGAACATATTCACGAAATCCTCGAATCCGAAGCCCGTCTCCACGTCCAATCAAAGAGACAGCACCGCGCCTCGTTTGGACACTTTGAACGCACTGGCGCCAACGAGCAAAGACACAAACACCGTGACCGATCCAAGTACCGCCGCTCCGGGGAGATCACCCGGGTCCCCGAGCCCAGCCCTCCCACCGCCGCACTCCCGCTCATAatcgacgatgacgacccCATCCTCGACTTCCCCCCAGAAAGGTGGATTGCCTCCATGATAGGCAACACGGGCATGCTCTACCGGTTCTCAGACGACCTCGTCTACAAGTCCAACATGACCTCGCGGGAGGTTGAGCTGATGGAAGCAGCCGGCAGCCTCACCATGCGGCCGCTGAGCAGAGTAGTCTGGAAAGGCTCCCGGCCCTCAACCGGCACCAAGGCCGTAATcatggagggtggtgagccCTTCCGTGCTCGGAGGATTCCCATCCACAAACGGCACAAGTGTGTCGTCGAGATGTTTCTCGTTGTGGAAAACCTACACAAAAGAGGCATCGTCCACGGGAATATCAAAGAGTCAAAGTTCATCTGGGGTAACTGCAGGCCTacttctttctctcccggccagcagcagcagcagcagccggcgAAGAGGCTGAAGATGGTTGATTTTGCCGGGGCGAGGTTCATTGAAGAAAACAAGGACCGTTGGAACTCACTTCATGTGACGAATTCATATTTGACGCCAAAGAGGATGCAATGTCTTGAGCAGGGGCTGCCGTTGCCTGCGCCGACGGTGTTTGATGATTACTATGCTCTTGCTATCACCCTTTGGTCGTTTTTAACAGGAAAGACGCCGGGGAACAGGCAGTTTAACCGAAAGTatatcaagaaggaggacttGGCCGacgtggaggatgagatgatcAAGGGGTGGATTCGAAAGGTTTTTACCATGGCGGGGTGCAAGATTGTGTCGGGGGCGGATTTGGAGGAGTATCTTGCTGCGAAGGCGGCGAAGAGGTCGCAGCAGGAGGAGTATCATCGGCAGAGGCATTCCACCGGTTCGAGGGGGTATGGGGAGACGGAGCATTCTTATCAGCGGCCGCCGTCGAGGAGAGAGTCATCTCGTGAGGGGTCGAGTCCGCCGGAAAGACAGCGGCCTTCTTCGCTGGGGTTGTATGAGGAGTATGAGCTATCACCTAGGATGCAGAAACAGACACGGGCCACTACCCCTGCAAGACGTCTTTCTGAGCAAGAGCcggagaggggtgggaggaggcgtggATGA
- a CDS encoding hypothetical protein (EggNog:ENOG503PXFE) — protein MCTYDYTPYTGCKQGEQHFYIQWMKCSKAIETGGKYCPPELSVEVDAIRKLSGNVLSCPVHGPIAIEQHEFDFVVAKVPVEQPHDQPARRGRSRTASRRGTSVSRSNRTPKTDTFGRDFEELPEKKRRESRAVSPTESVNSESSGTIPARPRTSDGLKKADRSGSQDRRRSSVAHSHRRVSSADLNLMPRRASTLRQSGDRQLPPPAEIPEHAEAQEEEPRGRQPRPKTTVHIPARTGMIGLPSSPDMNKRSPVSRAKSEGRPTPPDTLTARIDTALSPNTALGSSDSSPEHPSEPLPFGPRRSSVRRTTTRSIRKSTDEGPMGRIDEHVASGEDEDQLQASGLHITTSNITRSGTNRTTRSSRVGISPESESDFRFPPPPSRSNNSSPISRRGSETRPPMPASPLSPVFPRYNSYTSNDDASSLRSNQSKTSRRFEDQVAEGRKWAAAREQHMSILANHSEPNLPLAGVQSRRESADSGYRSGHQGQLPIPPNSPPPRQTTPNPIQQEPKRRTLQKQNGQAPYQTDLGLPSPNTLSQRRPAPLQLGNVPPCALPVSLYSPSPLGQSGGTSSGEVSPGNVKGKVPLLQRMGLKKKISGLWEKGGNQRAVEA, from the coding sequence ATGTGTACCTACGACTACACGCCATACACCGGCTGCAAGCAAGGTGAGCAGCATTTCTACATCCAGTGGATGAAGTGCAGCAAGGCCATCGAGACGGGTGGCAAGTACTGCCCACCGGAGTTGTCTGTCGAGGTCGACGCTATCCGCAAGCTGTCCGGCAACGTTCTCTCATGTCCTGTCCACGGCCCCATCGCCATTGAACAACACGAGTTTGACTTTGTCGTCGCCAAGGTCCCAGTCGAGCAACCCCATGACCAGCCCGCTCGCCGGGGAAGGTCTCGCACAGCTTCACGACGAGGGACAAGTGTGAGCCGGTCCAACAGAACACCCAAGACCGACACATTCGGAAGGGACTTTGAGGAGCTtccagagaagaaaagacggGAGTCAAGGGCTGTTTCACCAACGGAATCTGTCAACTCGGAGTCTTCTGGTACCATTCCAGCTCGACCCAGGACATCGGATGGACTCAAGAAGGCGGATAGGAGTGGAAGTCAGGATAGGCGGAGGAGCTCCGTGGCTCACTCACACCGGCGTGTAAGCTCAGCAGACCTCAACTTGATGCCTCGTCGTGCGTCCACCCTGCGCCAAAGCGGTGACAGGCAGTTGCCACCACCGGCTGAGATTCCCGAGCATGCGGAAGcacaggaggaggaaccaCGTGGTCGTCAGCCACGACCCAAGACCACAGTACATATTCCTGCTAGGACTGGCATGATCGGCTTGCCCTCCAGTCCAGACATGAACAAGAGATCCCCCGTGAGCCGTGCCAAGAGTGAAGGCAGGCCAACGCCGCCTGATACACTCACGGCAAGAATTGACACAGCATTATCACCCAACACAGCGCTGGGCTCAAGCGACAGTTCCCCTGAGCATCCATCCGAACCTCTTCCATTTGGCCCAAGGCGATCCAGCGTCAGGAGGACCACCACCCGCAGCATCCGCAAATCCACAGACGAAGGCCCTATGGGTCGCATCGACGAGCACGTTGCCTCAGGAGAGGACGAAGACCAGCTCCAAGCCAGCGGCCTTCACATCACGACCTCGAACATCACCCGCTCAGGAACAAACCGCACCACCCGATCATCCAGGGTCGGCATCTCCCCCGAATCCGAATCTGACTTCCgattcccaccacctcccagccGCAGCAataactcctcccccatctcccgccGCGGCAGCGAGACCCGCCCTCCCATGCCCGCcagccccctctcccctGTCTTTCCCCGCTACAACAGCTACACCAGCAACGACGatgcctcctccctccgaaGCAACCAAAGCAAAACCTCCCGCCGCTTCGAAGACCAAGTCGCCGAAGGCAGAAAATGGGCCGCCGCAAGAGAGCAACACATGTCCATCCTGGCCAACCACTCCGAGCCTAACCTCCCGCTCGCTGGTGTCCAAAGCAGAAGGGAATCAGCCGACAGCGGGTACCGCAGCGGCCACCAGGGACAGCTGCCCATCCCACCTaattcccctccaccaaggcagacaacccccaaccccatccagcAAGAACCAAAGAGACGGACGTTGCAGAAACAGAACGGCCAAGCGCCCTATCAGACTGATCTTGGGTTGCCATCGCCCAACACGTTGTCTCAGCGGAGACCGGCGCCGTTGCAGTTGGGAAATGTGCCGCCCTGTGCGCTGCCTGTGTCGCTTTACTCGCCTTCGCCTCTTGGTCAGAGTGGTGGGACTTCGAGCGGGGAGGTTAGCCCGGGGAATGTGAAGGGGAAGGTGCCGCTTCTGCagaggatggggttgaagaagaagattagTGGGttgtgggagaagggggggaatcAGAGGGCTGTCGAAGCTTGA
- a CDS encoding hypothetical protein (EggNog:ENOG503P7HS) produces the protein MPTLKDKNGEPIHEGDHVFARSRGGRHEGEVEKVVTTEKEAEKEGVKHPPKVLFTDQHGHHVQHNPEALQHGVYKKAE, from the exons ATGCCGACCCTCAAAGACAAGAACGGCGAACCGATTCACGAAGGAGACCATGTTTTTGCCCGCTCGCGAGGCGGCAGAcatgagggggaggtggagaaggttgtgacgacggagaaggaggcggagaaggaaggggtgaAGCACCCTCCTAAG GTGCTGTTTACGGATCAGCACGGACATCATGTGCAGCATAATCCTGAGGCGTTGCAGCATGGGGTGTATAAGAAGGCTGAGTAG
- a CDS encoding hypothetical protein (COG:G; EggNog:ENOG503P2EP) has translation MSRGPYSEEEAKLKEDFVPKVLPRYLRPLESGGRSIDPALCHTDLWPGNVKYRLDNEPPLVFDVNALWAHSELELGLFRNPRYLLDRVNAEEKERKVAQDGKKSFEVKIESVTDDLKVLAT, from the exons ATGAGTCGTGGACCCTacagcgaggaggaggccaagctcaaggaggatTTTGTGCCCAAAGTCCTCCCCCGTTACCTGCGCCCGCTGGAAAGCGGTGGTCGATCCATTGACCCAGCACTTTGCCATACCGATCTATGGCCTGGTAACGTCAAATATCGACTCGACAACGAACCGCCCCTGGTATTTGACGTCAATGCTCTGTGGGCGCACAGCGAGCTTGAACTCGGCCTTTTCCGTAACCCTAGATACCTGCTGG ATAGAGTGAAcgcagaggagaaggaaaggaaagtTGCTCAAGACGGCAAGAAGAGCTTCGAGGTAAAGATTGAAAGTGTCACGGATGATCTCAAGGTCCTTGCTACTTAG
- a CDS encoding hypothetical protein (EggNog:ENOG503NU52; COG:S), with protein MSSCIYYPALVPVAHDLGVSVALVNLSVTTYLIVAAIAPAFMVLFVLMISANAGDCPPNIIRRSPALVAITYGVIADITESKDRGGFVGVFLNRHVFILPPTPPTYPLLTSTTQQANSSIGTTATPSRNSNPPPMKTTSSPSKKTRLRGIYLLILISSLGTLGYGLALMTNAVISPHPYPLTPIPSLST; from the exons ATGAGCAGCTGCATCTACTATCCCGCATTGGTGCCCGTCGCCCACGATCTTGGAGTGTCCGTTGCGTTAGTCAACCTGAGCGTGACGACGTATCTCATCGTGGCGGCGATCGCCCCCGCATTCATGGTTTTGTTCGTCCTAATGATCTCTGCCAACGCGGGGGATTGCCCTCCAAACATCATACGCCGCTCTCCTG CACTGGTAGCAATTACATACGGAGTTATCGCCGATATCACAGAATCTAAAGACAGGGGCGGCTTTGTCGGCGTCTTTCTCAACCGGCATGTTTTCAtcctcccaccaacaccccccacctACCCCCTGTTAACATCCACTACTCAACAGGCAAATTCCTCGATTGGAACTACCGCCACACCATCTCGAAAttccaacccaccaccaatgaAAAcgacctcttccccctcgaaAAAAACCCGCCTCCGCGGCATctacctcctcatcctcatcagcTCCCTCGGCACCCTAGGCTACGGCCTAGCACTGATGACAAACGCCGTAATCAGCCCCCACCCTTACCCCCTTACGCCCATCCCTTCCTTATCCACCTAG